Proteins from a single region of Geothermobacter ehrlichii:
- a CDS encoding CxxxxCH/CxxCH domain c-type cytochrome, with protein sequence MRSGFLRTILVLALVLVAVPAMVQARAVHYFPCEDCHRAGADPLSVTTNICLDCHDTTSGSVTLNDSTVASATGRFSAGDASNAFGNNPAPGKQTSHNWGASDTNPAAGAKAPSNRFFYGRQGFSTGVVACSRCHDPHGDNVQNPKLLKLPPSRGYVAEDMCLDCHADWNVSNHGIETHPMGVRLDTAPGNLPDASNDPADKYYDTPDNSQTANGNVTLVNGEVTCTSCHGVHWVDSDGSTADTQGSVGQGDGKLLKHNGVSNETISSSICQSCHKYTGHAPAASQQLGCLVCHSGHDYDPNGNPNIYMLRKQITLDTTNIKASGSTNDTVTLDYTTYPPAANYDNGGGNGSLCLSCHDFPTGHQPDAQCADCHAHDNQNGSFAAGCGSCHGYAPSLDQPGNTTPGGYAVSTQNPAHDYSASAAYKDESLTPHATHANGSGNYSYACAVCHGDGAGQLGSADHDAGTFQQVLDGAIGTLPAVTTGSGATSPSYNTAAPGTCSAVYCHSNGNPRGGTLQTVSVSWANGKGTIFTPANTTDNECQQCHGNDAASMSGVNSALHQQHLGAGTMLGRTFDCSVCHSTVAASNTELLASAIGGDHVNGSKEVSFNSSFNLGAGTLGGGSYGTDGTCSVYCHSNGSVNATPDWDDPTTGQCGTCHQVNASGDTGAPLSGAHAKHVFDANGPQLACSDCHGAGADTGSHANHVNGAIDAPAQSACNTCHGAASGQTTGPDREPVWTDTTSVDCETCHTGSAIAVVKGNTAPAQNSFATLGHGKSSITGPACTGCHDTSGGKHFDGTTGDPQLTGGAVADDAFCQTCHATKAVHYANNGTSGSTSGNSCAYCHEPHGNGVGAGFDAMVLSSVGPAGNKAPAAVTGFTDKTAASSYFDASSFSGVCQVCHDPAGGVGGINHYNRTTADGHNSTTACITCHNHDDATVAFKASANSCEGCHAGTIASNGHPAHVNKNGGAIDADLSDCAACHGSQVNGADPYTLTGGGGGLHQNGTVDFAAGIADGGSGQAVTCSAACHSTASGKATVWNSGTISCDACHGQPPADGGGDGLAHSKHVALTGVDCTTCHGAMPTDTSHVSYAAGTDLQILQDMAQAVADEATVVDATWDDANNTCNNAACHNPSGGTYAADWDTSNSTNNCDLCHSSTDPGTGSHTSHVNNAALIGDNLACAECHVDNGTNTAHRDGTVDVLSALTYSGEVAIPSTGVGNCSTSQCHSNDDDTAAPFFSYVPSPNWGDNSATDKCTVCHLKPPVTGDHQAHWVSLRLSRGLSCQSCHNGTAKSDFTIVSGGNHLNGATDGTGFYDVAGGGTYNGSAVTITYTKGAPSTCTASCHQVNPKTWTNAASCEACHGDLSYVGPTHTAHIDISGSIQLDVSECVICHGADVSTYTATGGDGGSGTHQDGTVQLQPGITAAATGCASACHDSSASDGYWGDADGLNCTACHNNGTNDNNIANAAPTTGSHVAHVTTEGMQCADCHGTLPTDTSHISGLDAAGQAGADQGETLTNKATPVADNATVDDSPFNDAGNSFVDSANTCSNTYCHDPSNTGQVATWGVDTVSCALCHGDDAGADQMATGTHPNHLNATATFGLTITCDKCHPDNTGNYGHFIKSTGPTTVNQAVQFGGTVITGAQQSPVVDGKYSGEVALPNTGYGTCGTTACHNNGQGGAPNNSTYTWGTTNIQSCLLCHNNMPTTGVHATHLDGNVKYGPYASVGGSTNCGRCHAANANNTSMAGQATHINGQISFADGNEVASGGIGGDTTVTVCDTCHGGSTAVSLAGTGAKATWSAGGPVACETCHGDYNQANVDGALAPIRAGSAYDNSGHGKTGVGKACVDCHDHAGDHIGYTTNRLNTIGGKDYNTDPNGFCNACHTGVPNSAVHYANTQTTGGTSDDGVTCVTCHDQHGQNGGQDAMIASTIQTHTVSGFTDRTARSSYANASNQGVCQVCHDPSEVLHFNRTTEELASHNSGQICTTCHSHTSNPIFKPSGCNGCHGGGTVGASASNYWPDGSDGAAGPNDAGRHLKHMNVLSQRVYGVSAVALLDDPAADSKQKALCEYCHAAVTNDSDHGATANLPAEVFVDKDLNRHAQTLWGTADTDAAYSGGSCSSVDCHNGKTTGTGTFGWYDAGTSTCTMCHTPGDPGANPTTGLHVVSAAGVQAHDDTLGTAGCTECHNALPAIDNTSASTHINGTFVVDSGVNDDRGITVSGNITAFSQAAVGTSDSCAASCHSDGGNWQRLWSTSADSTATSLGSARCDVCHGQLNNWRAGMSVNHNLAKINDGTHTDCTQCHVAPDAPYDFATMHENGTIEVNDNTAMSYDPANGTCSVSVCHGSTTPTRGPGASTIFAENLLNGPGASCNSCHLATGGSANNNTVLGYTFNNRTGAHAKHVSSAATAYGSTAISTQSTAYNYGCGVCHPTDEGTYHQNGTLDVLLDPTTAPGTIKALNDPAAGYSAGSCSGVYCHSDGVNVAAGSSPDFLTGTFTNPNGDYCQNCHGNQPTTGSHGKHVVGIHYDDIYSGTTGLISDAGATGAGHGDVTTAITITCALCHNATVNQWYNGSNTACVSCHGSTGSAVDKTVITNADLDKTLHVNGVKDVSFAPVDPVRSKAQVRDFTTSEPELDNNWQRVGGYKVDANSHDESKVSPPLNTATMWDGGTKNCTVACHNGNTITWGTTGISCNACHTQLPK encoded by the coding sequence ATGAGGAGCGGATTTCTGAGAACCATTCTGGTGCTGGCTCTGGTGCTGGTGGCGGTCCCCGCCATGGTCCAGGCTCGGGCGGTTCACTACTTTCCCTGCGAAGACTGTCACAGGGCGGGTGCCGACCCCCTGAGCGTGACGACCAACATCTGCCTGGACTGTCACGACACGACGTCCGGGAGCGTGACGCTCAACGACTCCACCGTTGCTTCGGCCACGGGTCGTTTCAGCGCCGGTGATGCCAGCAACGCCTTTGGCAACAATCCGGCTCCCGGCAAGCAGACGTCCCATAACTGGGGGGCTTCGGACACCAACCCTGCTGCTGGCGCCAAGGCTCCTTCGAATCGCTTCTTCTACGGCCGTCAAGGTTTTTCGACTGGTGTGGTAGCCTGCTCCCGCTGCCACGATCCGCATGGCGACAATGTGCAGAACCCCAAGCTCCTCAAACTTCCCCCGAGCCGCGGCTACGTAGCCGAAGACATGTGTCTTGACTGTCATGCCGACTGGAACGTGAGCAATCACGGTATAGAGACTCATCCCATGGGAGTTCGCCTCGACACCGCTCCGGGCAACCTGCCCGATGCCAGCAACGATCCGGCAGACAAATACTATGACACCCCTGATAACTCCCAGACTGCCAACGGAAACGTGACTCTGGTCAACGGCGAGGTGACCTGTACCTCATGTCATGGTGTTCACTGGGTCGACTCCGACGGTTCAACTGCCGACACCCAGGGCTCCGTTGGTCAGGGTGACGGCAAGCTCCTCAAGCACAATGGGGTCAGCAACGAAACCATCAGCTCCTCAATCTGTCAGTCCTGTCACAAATATACCGGCCATGCGCCGGCGGCTTCGCAGCAGCTCGGCTGTCTTGTCTGCCACAGCGGGCACGACTACGATCCGAACGGCAATCCAAACATCTATATGCTGCGCAAGCAGATCACTCTCGATACCACCAACATCAAGGCGTCCGGTTCGACCAACGACACCGTGACTCTCGACTACACCACCTATCCGCCGGCCGCCAACTACGACAACGGCGGCGGCAATGGAAGCCTCTGTCTTTCCTGCCACGATTTCCCGACAGGACATCAGCCTGACGCCCAGTGCGCCGACTGCCATGCACACGACAACCAGAACGGTTCGTTTGCTGCAGGTTGTGGATCCTGTCATGGTTATGCTCCGTCTTTGGACCAGCCTGGCAACACCACTCCGGGCGGTTATGCGGTTTCGACCCAGAACCCGGCGCACGACTACAGCGCTTCGGCGGCGTACAAGGATGAATCCCTGACTCCGCACGCGACGCATGCCAACGGCAGCGGCAACTACAGCTACGCCTGTGCGGTGTGCCATGGCGACGGCGCAGGGCAGCTCGGATCGGCCGATCACGACGCCGGCACCTTCCAGCAGGTTCTCGACGGAGCCATCGGCACCCTGCCGGCGGTCACCACCGGCAGCGGAGCCACCAGTCCGAGCTACAACACGGCTGCGCCCGGGACCTGTTCCGCCGTCTACTGTCACTCCAACGGCAATCCGCGCGGCGGTACCCTGCAGACCGTCAGTGTCAGCTGGGCAAACGGCAAGGGAACCATCTTCACTCCGGCAAACACGACGGACAACGAGTGCCAGCAGTGCCATGGCAACGATGCGGCCAGTATGAGCGGCGTCAACTCCGCCCTGCACCAGCAGCATCTCGGTGCCGGCACCATGCTTGGCCGGACCTTTGACTGCTCTGTCTGCCATTCGACCGTCGCTGCAAGCAATACCGAGCTGCTGGCCTCCGCTATTGGCGGCGACCACGTCAACGGCAGCAAGGAAGTCTCCTTCAACAGCAGTTTCAACCTCGGGGCCGGAACTCTCGGGGGCGGCTCCTACGGCACCGACGGGACCTGTTCGGTCTATTGTCACTCCAACGGCAGTGTCAATGCGACTCCCGACTGGGACGACCCGACCACCGGCCAGTGCGGTACCTGCCACCAGGTCAATGCTAGCGGTGATACCGGAGCACCCCTGTCCGGTGCCCATGCCAAGCATGTTTTCGACGCCAACGGCCCGCAGCTTGCCTGTTCCGACTGCCATGGTGCTGGTGCTGATACCGGTTCCCACGCAAATCACGTGAATGGTGCGATCGATGCTCCGGCCCAGTCGGCCTGCAACACCTGTCATGGCGCGGCCAGCGGTCAGACGACCGGACCGGATCGTGAGCCGGTCTGGACGGATACGACATCCGTCGATTGCGAGACCTGCCATACCGGTAGTGCCATTGCAGTTGTCAAGGGCAATACCGCCCCGGCGCAGAACAGTTTCGCCACCCTCGGTCATGGCAAGTCCAGTATCACCGGGCCGGCCTGTACCGGTTGCCACGATACCAGCGGAGGCAAGCACTTCGACGGCACGACCGGTGATCCACAACTGACCGGTGGGGCCGTAGCCGATGACGCGTTCTGCCAGACCTGTCATGCCACCAAGGCAGTGCATTATGCCAACAATGGAACGTCAGGCAGCACCAGCGGCAATTCCTGTGCCTACTGCCATGAGCCGCATGGCAATGGTGTTGGGGCCGGATTCGATGCCATGGTGCTCAGCAGTGTCGGTCCCGCAGGCAACAAGGCACCTGCGGCTGTAACCGGTTTCACCGACAAGACTGCTGCCAGCAGCTATTTCGATGCCAGCAGTTTCTCCGGTGTTTGCCAGGTCTGTCACGATCCGGCCGGAGGAGTTGGCGGAATCAATCATTACAACCGCACTACGGCGGACGGTCACAACAGCACGACGGCATGTATCACCTGCCACAATCATGATGATGCGACAGTAGCGTTCAAGGCCAGTGCCAACAGTTGCGAAGGCTGTCATGCAGGAACCATCGCCAGTAACGGGCACCCGGCTCATGTCAACAAGAATGGCGGTGCCATCGACGCCGATCTGAGCGATTGCGCCGCCTGCCACGGTTCGCAGGTGAATGGAGCTGATCCCTATACGCTTACCGGCGGCGGCGGCGGACTACATCAGAACGGAACGGTTGATTTCGCTGCTGGCATCGCCGATGGTGGCAGTGGGCAGGCCGTGACCTGCAGCGCCGCTTGCCACAGCACTGCCAGCGGCAAGGCAACGGTTTGGAACAGTGGGACCATTTCCTGCGATGCCTGTCATGGCCAGCCGCCTGCCGATGGTGGCGGTGACGGCCTTGCCCACAGCAAGCACGTGGCACTGACTGGGGTCGACTGTACGACCTGTCATGGTGCCATGCCGACCGATACCAGCCATGTCAGCTATGCGGCTGGTACGGATCTGCAGATTCTGCAGGACATGGCCCAGGCCGTTGCCGATGAAGCCACGGTTGTCGACGCAACCTGGGATGATGCGAACAATACCTGCAACAACGCTGCATGCCACAATCCGAGCGGCGGAACTTATGCTGCCGACTGGGATACCAGCAACAGCACCAACAACTGTGATCTGTGTCATAGCTCGACCGACCCTGGTACCGGCAGTCATACCAGCCATGTCAACAATGCCGCACTGATTGGCGATAATCTTGCGTGTGCCGAATGCCATGTCGACAATGGTACAAACACCGCACACAGGGACGGAACGGTCGATGTCCTTTCCGCACTGACCTATAGTGGTGAGGTGGCCATCCCCAGCACCGGCGTCGGCAACTGCTCGACTTCGCAGTGTCACAGCAACGATGATGACACCGCTGCGCCTTTCTTCAGCTATGTGCCTTCGCCCAACTGGGGAGACAACAGCGCCACAGACAAGTGTACGGTCTGTCATCTGAAGCCGCCTGTCACAGGCGACCACCAGGCCCACTGGGTGTCCTTGCGCCTGTCGCGAGGCCTGAGTTGTCAGAGCTGTCACAATGGAACCGCCAAGTCTGATTTCACCATTGTTTCCGGAGGCAACCACCTCAACGGTGCCACCGATGGTACCGGCTTCTACGATGTTGCTGGCGGCGGTACTTACAATGGCAGTGCGGTGACGATTACCTACACCAAAGGGGCACCTTCAACCTGTACTGCCAGCTGCCATCAGGTGAACCCGAAGACCTGGACGAACGCGGCGTCCTGTGAAGCCTGTCACGGCGACCTCAGTTATGTGGGGCCGACGCATACCGCTCACATCGACATCTCCGGCAGCATCCAGCTGGATGTCAGCGAATGCGTGATCTGTCATGGCGCGGACGTGAGCACCTATACCGCGACGGGTGGTGACGGTGGCAGCGGTACTCATCAGGACGGCACGGTTCAGCTGCAGCCCGGCATTACTGCAGCGGCTACCGGATGTGCCTCGGCGTGTCATGATTCCAGCGCCTCTGATGGTTACTGGGGTGATGCCGATGGTCTGAACTGTACTGCCTGTCACAACAACGGCACCAATGACAACAACATTGCCAATGCGGCGCCGACGACGGGTTCGCACGTTGCCCATGTGACGACCGAGGGCATGCAGTGTGCTGATTGTCATGGGACCCTGCCAACGGATACCTCGCACATCAGTGGACTTGATGCTGCCGGCCAGGCTGGCGCAGACCAGGGCGAAACCTTGACCAACAAGGCGACGCCGGTGGCGGACAATGCTACGGTCGACGACAGTCCGTTCAACGATGCGGGCAACTCATTTGTCGACAGTGCCAATACCTGTTCCAACACCTATTGCCACGACCCGTCCAACACCGGGCAAGTAGCGACCTGGGGTGTTGATACCGTATCCTGTGCCCTTTGCCACGGGGATGATGCCGGCGCCGACCAGATGGCGACGGGAACCCATCCCAACCATCTCAACGCCACCGCCACCTTTGGGCTGACCATCACCTGCGACAAGTGCCATCCGGACAATACCGGCAACTATGGCCACTTCATCAAGTCGACCGGTCCGACGACGGTCAACCAGGCGGTTCAGTTCGGCGGCACAGTGATTACTGGCGCCCAGCAGAGCCCGGTGGTTGATGGCAAGTACTCTGGTGAAGTTGCCCTGCCCAATACAGGTTACGGAACGTGCGGTACGACGGCTTGCCATAACAACGGCCAGGGCGGAGCACCGAACAACAGCACCTACACCTGGGGTACGACCAACATCCAGAGCTGCCTGCTGTGCCATAACAATATGCCGACCACCGGGGTACACGCGACCCACCTTGACGGCAATGTCAAGTACGGTCCCTATGCCAGTGTCGGTGGCAGCACCAACTGCGGCCGTTGTCATGCCGCCAATGCCAACAACACCAGCATGGCCGGGCAGGCAACTCATATCAACGGTCAGATCAGCTTTGCCGACGGCAACGAAGTCGCCAGTGGTGGAATCGGTGGCGATACTACGGTGACGGTCTGTGACACCTGCCATGGTGGCAGCACGGCAGTCAGCCTCGCTGGCACCGGTGCCAAGGCGACCTGGAGCGCCGGCGGTCCCGTGGCCTGCGAAACCTGCCACGGTGACTACAACCAGGCGAATGTCGATGGTGCCCTGGCTCCGATTCGGGCCGGCAGTGCCTACGACAACAGCGGTCACGGCAAGACCGGTGTCGGCAAAGCCTGCGTTGATTGCCATGACCATGCCGGTGACCACATCGGTTATACCACCAATCGGCTCAACACCATCGGCGGCAAGGATTACAACACCGATCCGAACGGTTTCTGCAATGCCTGCCATACCGGGGTGCCGAATTCCGCCGTTCACTACGCCAACACCCAGACCACCGGTGGCACTTCCGACGATGGTGTGACCTGCGTGACCTGTCATGACCAGCACGGCCAGAATGGCGGCCAGGACGCGATGATCGCCTCGACCATCCAGACCCACACGGTCAGCGGTTTCACCGATCGCACGGCCCGGTCGAGCTATGCCAACGCGTCGAACCAGGGTGTCTGCCAGGTCTGCCACGATCCTTCCGAGGTTCTGCACTTCAACCGCACGACCGAGGAACTGGCCAGCCACAATTCCGGCCAGATCTGTACCACCTGCCACAGCCATACCAGCAATCCGATCTTCAAACCGAGCGGCTGTAATGGCTGTCATGGTGGTGGAACGGTCGGCGCCAGCGCCAGCAACTACTGGCCCGATGGCAGTGACGGCGCGGCCGGGCCTAATGATGCCGGCCGGCATCTCAAGCACATGAATGTCCTGTCGCAGCGGGTTTATGGCGTGAGCGCGGTGGCCTTGCTTGACGATCCGGCTGCGGACAGCAAGCAGAAGGCGCTGTGCGAATATTGCCATGCCGCCGTGACCAACGACAGCGACCACGGCGCCACCGCCAACCTGCCGGCCGAGGTCTTTGTGGACAAGGATCTCAATCGTCATGCACAGACGCTCTGGGGAACTGCCGACACCGATGCGGCCTATTCCGGCGGCAGCTGCTCCAGTGTTGATTGCCACAACGGCAAAACCACCGGCACCGGGACCTTCGGTTGGTATGATGCCGGGACCAGCACCTGCACCATGTGTCATACGCCCGGTGATCCCGGTGCCAACCCCACGACCGGACTTCATGTTGTCAGCGCCGCCGGGGTGCAGGCGCACGATGACACGCTGGGTACTGCAGGATGTACCGAGTGCCACAATGCCCTGCCGGCCATCGACAATACCAGCGCATCGACGCACATCAACGGCACCTTCGTCGTCGACAGCGGCGTCAACGACGATCGCGGCATCACAGTCAGCGGCAACATCACCGCCTTCAGCCAGGCTGCCGTCGGTACCAGCGACTCCTGTGCCGCCAGCTGCCACAGCGACGGCGGCAACTGGCAGCGGCTGTGGAGCACGTCAGCCGATTCCACTGCCACCAGTCTCGGCTCGGCCCGCTGTGACGTCTGTCACGGTCAGCTCAACAACTGGCGTGCCGGCATGAGCGTCAATCACAATCTGGCCAAGATCAACGACGGAACACACACCGACTGTACGCAGTGTCATGTGGCTCCCGACGCACCGTATGACTTCGCTACTATGCATGAAAACGGCACCATCGAAGTCAACGACAACACGGCTATGAGCTACGATCCGGCGAACGGTACCTGCTCCGTATCCGTCTGCCACGGCAGCACCACGCCGACCCGCGGTCCCGGGGCCTCGACCATCTTCGCCGAGAATCTGCTCAACGGTCCCGGAGCCAGCTGCAACTCCTGCCATCTGGCGACCGGCGGCAGCGCCAACAACAACACGGTGCTCGGCTATACCTTCAACAACCGGACCGGCGCGCATGCCAAGCATGTCAGCTCGGCGGCCACCGCCTACGGCAGCACCGCCATCTCGACCCAGAGTACTGCCTACAACTACGGTTGCGGCGTCTGTCATCCGACCGACGAGGGCACCTACCATCAGAACGGTACCTTGGATGTGTTGCTCGATCCGACCACCGCGCCCGGCACCATCAAGGCGCTGAACGATCCGGCGGCGGGCTACTCTGCCGGTAGCTGCTCGGGGGTCTACTGTCACAGCGACGGCGTCAACGTCGCGGCAGGAAGCAGTCCCGACTTCCTGACAGGTACCTTCACCAACCCCAATGGCGACTACTGCCAGAACTGCCATGGCAACCAGCCGACGACCGGCAGCCACGGCAAGCATGTGGTCGGTATCCACTACGACGACATCTACAGTGGCACCACCGGCCTGATCAGTGATGCAGGTGCGACGGGAGCCGGCCATGGTGATGTCACAACCGCCATCACCATCACCTGCGCCCTGTGTCACAATGCCACCGTCAACCAGTGGTACAACGGCAGCAACACCGCTTGCGTCAGCTGCCACGGCAGCACAGGTTCGGCGGTTGACAAGACGGTGATCACCAACGCCGACCTTGACAAGACGCTGCATGTCAACGGCGTCAAGGACGTCAGCTTCGCGCCGGTCGATCCGGTCCGCTCCAAGGCCCAGGTACGTGACTTCACGACCAGCGAGCCCGAGCTCGACAACAACTGGCAGCGTGTCGGCGGCTACAAGGTCGATGCCAACTCGCATGACGAGAGCAAGGTCAGCCCGCCGCTCAACACTGCCACCATGTGGGACGGCGGCACCAAGAACTGCACGGTAGCCTGCCACAATGGCAACACCATCACCTGGGGCACGACGGGCATCAGCTGCAACGCCTGCCACACCCAGCTTCCCAAGTAA
- a CDS encoding FG-GAP-like repeat-containing protein, which produces MPTVTYLETFGVGSQMAGPGAIDLDDSGNLYIADHDAGVLKFSKLGSLEGRFNAAPVSGAGLAVTPDGSRIYVVGDSDGDFTSDQVAILDGRTGAVLGYLGRGAGEFAGAGEIDLDSSGMIYVLDASAKTVRFYQDSGSGNAVLAGSFSVDVSGRLCALSAMVINPVTDEIFVADKKAPGEVRVYSPQGGLLVTYAAAADFGAQMLSFRGMAFDGQGRGYFIDNISARIAVLDFAAAASGGKAPVLGSIDLTSLVSGATLPQDVVMDGLGRLFVSGSYADGPSAAVLGIGNYQVPSNTAPPSPSILSPMDGSVVASATPVLNYSAVTDADGDPVTYDVSVACDGVQVEVGAGLPAGGYQVQTALPENAGCVWTVKAFDGVDYSAEASATFFVNAVAEAPSAPVLQSPADQAGDVVGASLFVWAASTDPDPNDSVGYLLQIVDAAGNVLAAVDAVSGIALNQTPAYDAMVPGGVYSWAVTAVDATGSEAVSATQSFTFAETGLVIDSNVPGADVYLGGNPGYLGRKVGQTPYVQLGAPAGDYQVAVVHRGFEPVYGMVTLESGGSAHFVADLRPSKEAVGHFQRSHGIRALAADGTYQDIRFNGILMPWIADVDGDGRLDLLVGKRGRKIAYYPALQITDTGGYLRLGDKEVLAELLQRDLAPCVADWNNDGLADLVYGARDGLVRLVLNSGVPGMPVFDGAAAVELTAGGEMITAGGHSAPVVVDWNGDNLKDLLVGGDNGRVELYLNVGSDEAPVLQFEKVLFAARKPKRVVPFPTDWDADGDLDLLVAKNKKVFLLENAGSGLAPQQRVVVFAADKRTMGYFQQGSGLFVVDADDRKGKDILAADGNGVLRFAKARGSEPVAAFFDVLVQKLDQVADMITNDSGDPTLLAMVDQAKTSASAGDLAALPSAISSLRNAQGLPAEAAATCDELMGLLP; this is translated from the coding sequence ATGCCGACAGTAACCTATCTCGAGACGTTCGGGGTCGGTTCGCAGATGGCGGGTCCGGGGGCGATAGACCTGGATGACAGTGGCAATCTCTATATAGCCGATCACGATGCCGGCGTTCTCAAGTTCAGCAAGCTGGGGTCTCTCGAGGGGCGTTTCAACGCCGCTCCGGTGTCCGGTGCAGGCCTGGCGGTGACTCCGGACGGCAGTCGCATCTACGTGGTCGGTGATTCCGACGGCGATTTCACCAGCGACCAGGTGGCGATCCTCGACGGCAGGACCGGTGCGGTTCTCGGCTATCTCGGTCGGGGAGCCGGTGAATTTGCCGGTGCCGGCGAGATCGACCTCGACAGCTCCGGCATGATTTACGTTCTTGATGCTTCCGCCAAGACGGTGCGCTTCTACCAGGATTCGGGTTCCGGCAATGCCGTGCTGGCCGGTTCCTTTTCTGTTGACGTGAGCGGTCGTCTCTGCGCGCTTTCGGCCATGGTCATCAATCCTGTCACCGACGAAATCTTCGTCGCCGACAAAAAGGCCCCCGGCGAAGTCCGTGTCTACAGCCCCCAGGGCGGTCTGCTGGTTACTTATGCCGCGGCCGCCGATTTCGGAGCCCAGATGCTCTCTTTTCGCGGCATGGCCTTCGACGGCCAGGGGCGGGGCTACTTCATCGACAACATCAGCGCCAGGATCGCGGTGCTCGACTTTGCCGCTGCCGCTTCCGGCGGCAAGGCTCCGGTGCTCGGCTCCATCGATCTGACGTCCCTGGTGTCCGGCGCCACCCTGCCGCAGGACGTGGTGATGGACGGGCTGGGGAGGCTTTTCGTCTCCGGCAGCTATGCCGATGGCCCGTCGGCCGCCGTCCTCGGTATCGGCAACTATCAGGTGCCGTCCAATACCGCGCCGCCGTCGCCGTCCATTCTTTCTCCCATGGACGGTTCGGTCGTGGCCAGCGCCACGCCGGTTCTGAACTATTCCGCCGTAACTGACGCCGACGGCGATCCCGTCACCTACGATGTGTCTGTCGCCTGCGACGGTGTTCAGGTCGAGGTGGGAGCGGGGCTGCCCGCCGGTGGTTACCAGGTGCAGACCGCGTTGCCGGAAAACGCCGGGTGTGTCTGGACCGTCAAGGCTTTCGACGGCGTCGACTATTCCGCCGAGGCTTCGGCGACCTTCTTTGTCAATGCCGTTGCCGAAGCTCCTTCCGCTCCCGTCCTGCAGAGCCCGGCCGATCAGGCGGGGGATGTCGTTGGTGCCAGTCTCTTTGTCTGGGCTGCATCGACCGACCCCGACCCCAATGACAGTGTGGGTTACCTGTTGCAGATCGTCGATGCCGCCGGCAATGTTCTGGCCGCTGTCGATGCCGTTTCCGGGATTGCATTGAACCAGACCCCGGCATACGATGCCATGGTGCCCGGCGGAGTCTATTCCTGGGCGGTGACCGCAGTTGACGCCACCGGCTCCGAGGCTGTCAGTGCCACGCAGAGCTTTACCTTTGCCGAAACCGGCCTGGTGATTGATTCAAACGTTCCCGGTGCTGATGTCTATCTGGGGGGCAATCCGGGCTATCTTGGCCGCAAGGTCGGTCAGACGCCTTACGTACAGCTCGGTGCGCCGGCGGGCGATTACCAGGTAGCGGTGGTCCACAGAGGGTTCGAGCCTGTTTACGGCATGGTGACCCTGGAATCCGGTGGCTCGGCCCATTTCGTTGCCGACCTGCGGCCGTCCAAGGAAGCCGTCGGGCATTTTCAGCGTAGCCACGGTATTCGGGCGCTGGCTGCTGATGGCACTTACCAGGATATCCGGTTCAACGGGATTCTCATGCCCTGGATCGCGGATGTTGACGGCGATGGTCGACTGGATCTTCTGGTCGGTAAGCGGGGCAGGAAAATAGCCTATTATCCGGCGTTGCAGATAACCGACACGGGGGGCTATCTGCGGCTTGGTGACAAGGAAGTGCTGGCCGAGCTGCTCCAGCGGGACCTGGCTCCCTGTGTGGCGGACTGGAACAATGACGGTCTTGCTGACCTGGTTTATGGTGCCAGGGATGGTCTGGTGCGGCTGGTGCTCAACAGTGGTGTCCCCGGAATGCCGGTGTTTGACGGGGCGGCCGCCGTCGAGTTGACCGCCGGCGGCGAGATGATCACCGCCGGTGGGCATTCCGCGCCGGTCGTTGTCGACTGGAATGGTGACAACCTGAAGGATCTTCTTGTCGGTGGCGATAACGGCAGGGTCGAGCTCTACCTCAACGTGGGAAGCGACGAAGCGCCCGTCCTTCAGTTCGAAAAGGTGCTCTTTGCCGCCCGTAAGCCCAAGAGAGTGGTTCCTTTCCCGACCGACTGGGATGCCGACGGTGATCTGGATCTGCTCGTCGCGAAAAACAAGAAGGTTTTTCTGTTGGAGAATGCCGGCAGTGGTCTCGCCCCTCAGCAGCGGGTGGTCGTGTTTGCAGCCGATAAGCGTACGATGGGCTATTTCCAGCAGGGTTCCGGTCTCTTTGTTGTCGACGCTGATGACCGCAAAGGCAAGGACATTCTGGCGGCGGACGGTAACGGGGTCCTTCGCTTTGCCAAGGCACGGGGCAGCGAACCGGTGGCTGCCTTCTTCGATGTTCTGGTACAGAAACTCGACCAGGTTGCCGATATGATCACCAATGACTCCGGCGATCCGACACTGCTGGCCATGGTCGATCAGGCGAAGACGAGTGCCAGTGCCGGTGATCTTGCCGCACTGCCGTCGGCGATCAGTTCCCTGCGCAATGCCCAGGGGTTGCCGGCCGAGGCGGCGGCGACCTGCGACGAGCTGATGGGGTTGCTGCCCTGA